From the genome of Vigna angularis cultivar LongXiaoDou No.4 chromosome 11, ASM1680809v1, whole genome shotgun sequence, one region includes:
- the LOC108332988 gene encoding putative leucine-rich repeat receptor-like serine/threonine-protein kinase At2g24130 — protein MVFLQTLFLLLLVTFGHSFPRHHHHHHPSHSLLTDRAALLEFRKTIVSDPFSSLANWDEAVPVCNFTGVECDRSHNRVIRLILYDKGLVGLLSPVLSNLTGLHNLEIVRSHLFGIIPPELSNLRRIHSIIIEGNNLHGSIPDSFAMLSKLNILVIKENNISGSLPPSIFSNCTMLNVVDFSSNSLSGQIPEEIGNCKILWSISLYNNQFTGQLPLSLTNLSLQHLDVEYNYLSGELPAKFVGSWPYLLYLHLSYNNMVSHDSNTNLDPFFTALKNNSNLEELELAGMGLGGRFTDTLPSQLTNIRTLLLQENQIFGSIPRSLANLSRLFILNLTSNLLNGTISSDIFTLPWLEQLFLSHNYFKNPIPEAIGKCLNLGLLDLSHNQFSGRIPDSLGNLVRLNSLFLNNNLLSGTIPPTLGRCSNLYRLDLSHNNLTGSIPLKLAGLREIRIFINVSHNHLEGDLPIELSKLEKVQEIDLSSNYLTGSIFPQISGCIAVSMINFSNNFLQGEIPQSLGDLRNLESFDVSRNQLSGLIPAKLGKIETLTFLNLSFNNLEGKIPSGGIFNSVSNLSFLGNPKLCGTIEGISLCSQRRRWSHARLLLIILILVIFVSTLLSIICCVIGCKHLKVMISSQRTEASKNAARTELISNFPRITYKELSDATGGFDNQRLVGSGSYGHVYRGVLADGTPVAVKVLHLQSGNSTKSFNRECQVLKRIRHRNLIRIITACSLPDFKALVLPYMANGSLESRLYPSSGSSDLSIVQRVNICSDIAEGMAYLHHHSPVRVIHCDLKPSNCLLNDDMTALVSDFGVARLLMSAGVGATDNMGNSSANLLFGSIGYIAPEYGFGSSSSIKGDVYSFGILVLEMVTRRRPIDDMFVGGLSLHKWVKFYFHGRLEKVVDPALVTASRDQSQDVRKMWEVAISELIELGLLCTQESPSTRPTMLDAADDLDRLKRYLNGDTAGTFASSLGISSSTIGGDC, from the exons ATGGTTTTCTTACAAACCTTGTTCCTCCTTTTACTTGTAACATTTGGTCACTCCTTTCCAAggcaccaccaccaccaccacccttCTCATTCTTTACTCACCGATAGAGCTGCGCTTCTggaattcagaaaaacaatcGTATCAGACCCCTTTTCCTCACTTGCAAACTGGGATGAAGCTGTTCCTGTGTGCAACTTCACGGGTGTTGAATGTGACAGATCCCATAACCGTGTTATACGACTAATCCTATATGATAAAGGTCTTGTGGGGCTCCTTTCACCTGTTCTTTCCAATCTCACTGGACTGCATAACCTTGAGATAGTTCGAAGTCACCTATTTGGTATTATTCCCCCTGAATTATCCAACCTCAGACGCATTCACAGCATCATCATTGAAGGGAATAATTTGCATGGCTCAATACCAGACTCCTTTGCCATGCTTTCCAAGCTTAACATTCTAGTCATTAAGGAAAATAACATATCGGGTTCGCTTCCTCCATCTATCTTTTCAAACTGCACTATGCTAAATGTTGTAGACTTCTCCAGCAACTCATTAAGTGGTCAAATCCCTGAAGAGATTGGAAACTGCAAAATCCTGTGGAGTATCAGTTTATACAATAATCAATTCACTGGTCAGCTTCCTCTCTCGCTGACCAATCTATCGCTTCAACATTTAGATGTGGAGTACAATTATCTATCTGGCGAATTACCTGCTAAGTTTGTTGGCAGCTGGCCTTATCTCCTTTACCTTCATTTATCATACAACAATATGGTAAGCCATGATAGCAACACCAATCTCGATCCATTTTTCACTGCTCTCAAAAACAACAGTAATCTAGAGGAACTTGAATTGGCGGGAATGGGGCTTGGGGGAAGGTTCACCGATACTCTCCCCAGCCAACTCACCAACATAAGAACCCTGTTACTGCAGGAAAACCAAATTTTTGGATCAATTCCTCGCAGCTTAGCCAACCTTTCAAGGCTTTTCATTCTGAATTTAACATCCAATCTTCTGAATGGAACTATATCCTCAGATATATTCACATTGCCATGGTTGGAACAACTTTTCTTGTCACACAACTATTTCAAAAATCCAATTCCAGAAGCAATAGGCAAGTGTCTCAATCTGGGTCTATTGGATCTGTCCCATAACCAATTCTCAGGTAGGATTCCAGACAGTTTGGGAAATTTGGTTAGACTAAATTCATTGTTTCTCAACAATAATCTTCTCTCAGGAACAATACCTCCCACATTGGGACGGTGCAGTAATCTGTACAGGCTTGATTTATcccacaataatttaacaggaAGCATCCCACTGAAATTGGCAGGCTTGCGTGAGATCAGAATTTTCATAAATGTTTCTCATAACCACCTTGAAGGTGACCTGCCAATTGAGCTCAGCAAATTAGAAAAGGTTCAGGAGATAGATCTTTCGTCGAACTACCTGACTGGAAGTATCTTCCCTCAGATATCAGGATGTATTGCTGTTTCAATGATTAATTTTTCGAACAACTTTCTTCAAGGGGAGATCCCTCAGTCCCTGGGTGATCTGAGGAACCTTGAATCTTTTGATGTTTCACGAAATCAATTATCTGGATTGATACCAGCAAAACTTGGTAAAATTGAAACGCTCACTTTTCTCAATTTATCATTTAACAATCTGGAAGGAAAGATTCCATCTGGTGGTATCTTTAATTCAGTTTCAAACTTGTCATTCTTAGGGAATCCAAAACTCTGTGGGACGATTGAAGGCATATCTTTGTGCTCTCAAAGGAGAAGATGGAGTCATGCTCGTTTGTTAttgattatattgattttgGTGATCTTTGTATCAACCTTGTTGTCAATAATTTGCTGTGTAATTGGATGCAAGCATCTTAAAGTAATGATCAGCTCTCAGAGGACTGAGGCAAGCAAAAATGCAGCTAGAACAGAGTTGATTAGTAACTTCCCAAGAATCACGTACAAGGAACTGTCAGATGCCACTGGAGGATTTGACAATCAGAGACTTGTTGGATCAGGTAGTTATGGACATGTCTATAGAGGTGTTCTCGCGGATGGAACACCAGTAGCAGTCAAGGTGCTGCATTTGCAATCCGGAAATTCTACCAAGAGCTTCAATAGAGAATGCCAAGTTTTGAAAAGAATTAGACACAGGAATCTTATAAGGATTATCACAGCATGTAGCCTACCCGATTTTAAGGCTCTCGTTCTACCTTATATGGCCAATGGCAGCTTGGAGAGTCGCCTCTATCCTTCTTCTGGATCATCAGACTTGAGTATTGTCCAGAGGGTGAATATTTGCAGTGATATAGCTGAAGGGATGGCCTATTTGCATCATCATTCTCCTGTCAGAGTCATACACTGTGATCTAAAACCAAGCAATTGTCTCCTCAATGATGACATGACAGCTCTTGTCTCTGATTTTGGGGTTGCAAGGCTGCTTATGAGTGCTGGAGTTGGGGCTACCGATAACATGGGCAACTCTAGTGCAAATTTGCTTTTTGGATCTATTGGATACATTGCACCAG AATATGGATTTGGATCCAGTTCATCTATCAAAGGAGATGTCTATAGCTTTGGCATTCTAGTTCTTGAGATGGTGACTAGAAGAAGACCAATAGATGACATGTTTGTTGGTGGGTTAAGTCTGCACAAATGGgtaaagttttattttcatggAAGGTTAGAAAAAGTGGTAGATCCTGCTTTGGTGACAGCCTCAAGAGATCAATCCCAAGATGTTAGAAAAATGTGGGAAGTTGCTATTTCAGAGTTAATCGAGTTGGGACTTCTCTGCACACAAGAGTCTCCTTCGACAAGACCAACCATGCTTGATGCAGCAGATGACTTAGATCGTCTCAAGAGATACCTTAATGGAGACACAGCAGGAACTTTTGCCTCGTCTCTAGGAATTTCATCTTCCACAATAGGTGGTGACTGCTGA